In Pseudoalteromonas tetraodonis, the genomic window CCGCTTGTTTACCAATTAAGCCGCGAGCAATTGGTGAATTAACAGAAATTAAATTACTTTTAATATCTGCTTCATCATCGCCAACAATCTGATATTTAACTTCAGCGTCGGTTTCAACATTAACGATGGTTACTGTAGTCCCAAAAATCACTTTACCTGTATTAGGCATCTTTGTTACGTCAATCATCTGCATGTTTGAAAGTTTTGCTTCAATTTCTTGAATACGGCCTTCACAAAAACCCTGTTGCTCACGCGCAGCGTGATACTCAGCATTTTCTTTTAAGTCACCGTGTTCACGTGCATCAGCAATATCAGATACAATTTTTGGACGGGTAACAGTTTTTAATTCGTTAAGCTCATCGCGCAATAATTTTGCGCCACGAACTGTCATTGGAATTGATTGCATACTTTTCTCACTTAATCCCAAGGCCATGGTTATGGCCTTGGCACATTTCCTTAGTTCAATCGCAGGTGTAGTTCTTGAACAGACGTCACTTTACTGCGGTCATCTGCTTGGTTAGCAGTACAGTTAGCAAATGCCGCATTCAATGTCGTAGTATAATTGGTTTTGTGCTGCAATGCACCACGACGTAACACCTTCGAATCTTCAATCGCTTGGCGACCTTCGGTGGTATTAACGATATAGCTATACTCGCCATTTTTGATTCTATCAAGAATGTGCGGACGACCTTCGTATACTTTATTTACACGGCGAACCGTAATTCCAGCATCTTCAAGTGCAGCAGCTGTTCCACCTGTTGCGTCTAGCTCAAAACCAAGGTCTGTCATGGTTTTAGCTAGTTCTACAATACGTGGCTTATCGCTATTACGTACAGATAGTAACGCGCGACCACCACGTGGTAAAGTGTTGCTTGCACCTAATTGTGCTTTTGCAAACGCTTCGGCGAAAGTATCACCAACACCCATTACTTCACCCGTAGAGCGCATTTCAGGTCCACGAATAGGATCCACACCTTGGAACTTAGCAAATGGCAATACCACTTCTTTTACGCTGTAGTAAGGTGGAATCACTTCTTTAGTAATGCCTTGGCTTGCTAAAGATTGACCCGCCATACAACGTGCCGCTACTTTTGCAAGTGCTACACCCGTTGCTTTAGATACAAATGGAACTGTACGTGCTGCACGTGGGTTTACTTCGATTAGATACACTTTGCCATCTTTAACCGCAAACTGCGTATTCATCAAACCAACTACGCCAAGTTCAAGTGCCATATCAGTTACTTGCTTACGCATCACATCTTGCACTTCTTGCGTTAGCGAGTGAGCTGGTAATGAACATGCTGAGTCACCAGAGTGAACGCCTGCTTGTTCAATATGCTCCATGATGCCGCCAATAATCACTTGCTCGCCGTCGCAAATTGCGTCAACGTCAACTTCTATCGCGTTATCTAAGAAACGGTCTAGTAATACTGGCGCTTCATTTGATGCAGATACGGCTTCGGTCATGTAACGACGTAAGTCTTGCTCATCGTATACAATTTCCATCGCACGACCACCTAATACGTACGAAGGACGTACTACCAGTGGGAAACCAATTTCAACTGATTTAAGTAGTGCTTCTTCAGTAGAGGTTACGGTGGCATTTTCTGGCTGCAGTAAGTCTAAACGCTCAACAAGTTGTTGGAAACGCTCACGGTCTTCTGCACGGTCAATTGCATCAGGTGAAGTACCAATTACAGGTACGCCGTTAGCTTCAAGCTCGCGCGCTAGTTTAAGTGGTGTTTGACCACCGTACTGCACGATAACGCCTTTTGGCTTTTCAACACGTACAATTTCTAGTACGTCTTCAAGCGTAATTGGCTCAAAGTATAAACGATCAGATGTGTCGTAATCGGTAGAAACCGTTTCAGGGTTACAGTTAACCATGATGGTTTCGTAGCCGTCTTCGCGAAGCGCAAGAGCTGCGTGTACACAACAGTAATCAAATTCAATACCTTGGCCGATACGGTTAGGACCGCCACCAATTACCATGATTTTATCACGGTCAGATGCGTTAGCTTCACATTCTTCATCGTAAGATGAGTACATGTAAGCAGTGTCTGAGCTAAATTCTGCGGCGCACGTATCAACGCGTTTGTAAACAGGTACAATATTGAGTTGATGGCGCTTTTTACGAATTTCAGCTTCTGACACACCAGCAATTTCTGCAATACGCGGATCGGCAAAACCTTTACGTTTAAGTTTACGCAAGAAGTCCGCATTTAAGCCGGCCATACCGACTTCTGAAATTTTAGCTTCATCTTTTAGGATGTCTTCAATTTGTACTAAGTACCAAGGGTCAATCTTAGTCAGCTCGAACACATCTTCAACACTCATACCATGGCGCATTGCATCGGCAATGTACCAAATACGCTCTGCACCTGGCTCACGTAATTCACGAATGATTTTTTCTTTTGCTTTAGGGTCATCAAGTGCCACAATTGGGTTAAAGCCTGTTGCGCCTACTTCTAAACCACGTAATGCTTTTTGTAATGACTCTTGTTGGTTACGACCAATCGCCATTACTTCGCCCACTGATTTCATTTGCGTCGTTAAACGGTCGTTTGCACCGGCAAATTTTTCAAAGTTAAAGCGAGGAATTTTTGTTACAACGTAATCGATTGACGGTTCAAACGATGCTGGGGTTTTACCGCCAGTGATATCGTTTTGAAGCTCATCTAACGTGTAGCCTACCGCTAACTTAGCGGCGATTTTAGCAATAGGGAAACCCGTTGCTTTAGAGGCCAGTGCCGATGAACGTGATACACGTGGGTTCATTTCAATGATAACCATACGGCCATCAACGGGATTTACACCAAATTGTACGTTTGAACCGCCGGTTTCAACACCAATTTCACGCAATACGGCCATAGAGGCATTACGCATAATTTGGTATTCTTTGTCGGTTAATGTTTGTGCTGGAGCCACAGTGATTGAGTCACCTGTGTGCACACCCATTGGGTCAAAGTTTTCAATAGAACAGACGATAATACAGTTGTCTTTTTTGTCACGAACAACTTCCATTTCGTATTCTTTCCAGCCAATTAACGACTCATCTATTAATAACTCGCTGGTTGGTGAAAGGTCTAAACCGCGCTCACAGATTTCTTCAAACTCTTCCATGTTGTAAGCCACACCGCCGCCGGTGCCGCCCATTGTGAAAGAAGGACGAATAATACACGGTAAGCCGATACGGGTCATGGTATCGCGCGCTTCATCCATTGAATGGGCAATTTCAGCACGTGGACATTCTAGGCCGATGTTACGCATAGCAACATCAAAGCGTTCACGGTTTTCTGCTTTATCGATTGCATCAGCCGTTGCGCCAATAAGCTCAACGCCATGCTTAGCCAATACACCATGCTTGTCTAAATCAAGCGCACAGTTTAATGCTGTTTGGCCACCCATTGTAGGCAGGACAGCATCTGGCTTTTCTTTTTCAATGATTTTTTCTACCACTTCCCAGTGAATTGGTTCGATGTATGTTGCATCGGCCATTTCTGGGTCAGTCATGATAGTTGCTGGGTTTGAGTTAACTAATATAACTCGATAGCCTTCTTCTCTTAGTGCTTTACACGCTTGAGCACCAGAGTAGTCAAATTCACAAGCTTGACCAATTACAATTGGGCCTGCGCCTAAGATAAGAATGCTTTTTATGTCGGTACGTTTTGGCATTATTACTCCGGTTAAATTAGTGGTTACGCGCTTGCATCAAATCGATGAAGTGGTCAAATAATGGGGCTGCATCGTGCGGACCAGGACTCGCTTCAGGGTGACCTTGGAAGCTAAATGCTGGTTTATCTGTACGGTGAATACCTTGCAATGTGCCGTCAAATAACGATTTATGCGTTGCACGTAGGTTATCTGGTAATGTGGCTTCATCTGCAGCAAAACCATGGTTTTGTGCGGTGATCATTACGACATCGCGCTCAAGATCTTTAACTGGGTGGTTACCACCATGGTGGCCAAACTTCATTTTTACTGTTTTAGCACCTGAGGCAAGCGCTAATAGTTGATGCCCTAAACAAATACCAAAAATTGGCGTATCGGTTTCTAAAAAGGTTTTAATTGCATCAATGGCATAAGTACATGGCTCAGGATCGCCAGGGCCATTTGATAAGAAAATACCATCAGGGTTTAAGGCTAGTACGTCAGCGGCAGAGGTTTGTGCGGGTACAACCGTTAGTTTACAACCACGATCTACAAGCATACGTAAAATATTACGTTTAACACCGAAGTCGTAGGCAACAACATGAAACTTTTCATCGTCAGCGTGTAAGGTTTTAAACCCTTCGCCTAATGTCCAGCTTGATTCGCGCCACTCAAAATTTTCCTTGGTTGAGACAACTTTTGCTAAATCCATGCCTTTTAAGCCTGGGAAGGCTTGCGCAGCTTCAAGCGCTTTTTTCTCGTCTAGTTCGTCACCGGCAATGATACAGCCATTTTGTGCGCCTTTATCACGCAAAATACGGGTTAGTTTTCTGGTGTCGATGTCCGCAATACCTAAAATATTACGTTCTTTTAAGTAATCATCTAACGATTGCTCGTTACGAAAATTACTCGCTAGCAGTGGCAAATCACGGATCACTAGGCCTTTAGCCCAAATGTGACTCGCTTCTTCGTCTTCGCTGTTGGTACCCGTATTACCGATATGTGGGTACGTCAAAGTTACGATTTGTTCCGCGTACGATGGATCAGTCAAAATTTCTTGATAACCAGTCATAGACGTATTGAATACTACTTCACCGACTGACATGCCGTCAGCGCCGATTGCAGTACCGCGAAACACTGTGCCGTCTTCTAGGACTAACAGAGCGGATTTAGTCAAGTTAAACCTCCTAACAGTAAAAAACGGGAGTAAGCAAATTGCTTAACACCCCGCCAATACTCAGATAATTGGTCAAAACCTGATTTCTGTGAGCTTAAATTGTTTTACGCAGTCTTAAATGATGCCGATGTAAACCACTAAACCTTCATTCATTTTTCTTGCCTAAAACTCTTTTCATTCCCACACAAACCCCGGTTTTGCTAACCATATGAGTATAATTGGAAACACGCATTTAGTAATTTTTGGCAAATTGGCTGCATTCTACATGAAGTTGGCTTTTAGGTCTAACGCTAATTAGTAAATTGTAATAAATAAGTGGTTATAGCAAAAAACCACTCCAAAGCGTTAAAAAAGGAACTTAACTACTTTAAATCTAGCACATCTTGCATATCATAAAGTCCTGCAGGTTTATTTTTCAACCACTGCGCAGCTCTTATAGCACCTAGCGCGAAGGTCATTCGCGAACTTGCTTTATGGGTTAATTCAAGTCTTTCGCCCATTGTAGCGAAGTAGGCCGTGTGTTCACCTACTATATCACCGCCTCTTAGCACCGAATAACCAATTTCATTTTGTGATTTGGCCTGCTCTATGTTGTTGCGATCATAAACGGCAACCTCATCATGATCCCATCCTTTTGCCTGAGCAATCGACTCGCCAATGGCAAGTGCAGTGCCCGATGGCGCATCAATTTTATGACGATGATGTGCTTCAAAAATTTCTATATCTAAATCATCGCCTAGTTTTGTCGCTGCCGTTTGCACTAAGTTAAGCAGTAAATTTACGCCCACGCTATAATTACGCGCAAATACAATCGGAATATGTTTAGCGGCATCCGTTAATAGCGCCATATCGTCATGAGTTAAGCCGGTGGTGCCAATTACCATAGGTGTTTTTTGCTCAACGGCTGTTTTTAAATGATTTCTCATGCCTTCAGGCAAAGTAAAGTCTATAAGCACATCTACATTTTCAACCTGCTGTTCACTGCTAAACTTAATCTCTTTTGCCGCTGCGCTATTAAGCTGATTAACGGGCAGGTCTAATAACGGTGACTGACTGCGCACATAGGCCGCCGCTAATTGTGAATTTTTATTGATTGTTGCTGCTTCTACAAGTGCCAGTCCCATACGGCCATTCGCACCAAACACACCTACTCGATTCATCTTTTTACAACCTATGTATTTTTTAGTTAGCTAGATTTTATCTAAAACTCATGTAATAGTCAGGAAAGCTTATAAAAAAGCTTCGATTATTTTAGGGTCTGTTGACCTTTGCGGATTAAAATTTGTTCAAACTAGGAGCGATTTAATCGTGGCGCGAGGTTTGTAACCTAGTGGGCTAAGTAAAAACCGAGCAACAAAGAGTAAATCGCCCCTAGGCAGAACCCTTCGGGCAGCGCCTGTTTGGCATTGATGCTGAGTTATCGCCTATTTATGGGGAACAACCACACCACATAGGCTCTGCCTTGCCTAAATACCAAACAGACTGCTGCAAATTTAACCTTGAAAGATCAACAGACCCTCATAATAATAACAGATAGTCTTTGCATTTAGCCATCTATACATTTAAACTTCTTTTTTTGCGCCGATTTGGTCTTTGGCTTGCGGGCGCTGTTGGATTACTTATCTGGTTAGATAGTAAAACAAACAACTAAATTCAGCTAAAAGAGGGATGCTTTGGCTGTTTAATATATCAATCGACTTCGATTGCTATGAATAATTAACGAGGATTATGATGCAGCCATCATTTGATAAAAATAAAGCAAGATTTTCTTTGCTTCCCCTACTCACCTTTGTTGCTATTTTTTTAGGCTCAGGCTTATATTTACAATCTCAAGGGGTTGATTACGCGTTTTATCAACTCCCAGCACCAGTCGCTATTTTACCCGCGATTGTTTTAGCCTTTATTTTAAATAAAACCAACATCAACCAAAGCGTAGAAACCTTTATAAAGGGCGTAGGTAATAACAATATTATTACCATGTGTCTTATTTACTTACTAGCGGGTGCTTTTTCGGCGGTTGCTGGTGCTACCGGCGGTGTAGATGCGGTTGTTAATGCCGGACTTTCACTTATTCCCCCTTCGTTACTACTACCTGGTTTGTTTTTAATAGCGGCGGTTATTTCTACTGCTATGGGCACATCAATGGGAACTATTGGTGCTATTGGCCCAATTGCCTATGCAGTATCTATTAAAACAGGAATTGATCCTGCTTTAATGGCCGGTACCATTGTATCTGGTGCTATGTTTGGTGATAACTTATCAATAATTTCTGACACCACGATTGCTGCTACGCGTACGCAAGGCTGTGAAATGAAAGATAAGTTTAAAGAAAACCTTAAAATTGCTGTTCCGGCCGCCATACTCACTATTGCATTGCTATTATTTTTAACGCCTGCAGCACAAGTAGTTGATACCAAAGACTACGATATTTTATTAGTACTTCCTTATGCCTTTATTTTAGTCCTGGCGGTAATGGGCTTTAATGTGTTTGTAGTGCTGTTAAGCGGTATTGTGTTTGCCGCATTAATGGGCTTTACCGGCAGCTATGAAGGTGCAAGCTTTGTAAAAGATATTTACAAAGGCTTTAGTGAAATGCAGGAAATATTTTTACTGTCTATGTTTATTGGTGGCCTCTCTGAGTTTATTCGTATTAATGGCGGCCTCGACTATATCGCTCAAAAAATTCAAGCTATTACTAAAGTTATTGCCAAATGGCACCGTAAAGTAGCCGATCAGTTAGGGATCGCGGCATTAGTTGTAACCAGTAATATGTGTATTGCCAATAATACCGTGTCTATTATTGTGACAGGCCCTATTGCTAAAAAACTGGCTGATGATGGCGAAATTAGTGGTAAACGTTCTGCCAGTTTATTAGATATTTTTGCCTGTGTTACCCAAGGGTCTTTACCTTATGGCGCGCAAGCATTATTACTCGGTGCTACATTTAAAATTAGCCCGTGGGATGTTTCAACCTCATCTTACTACTGCTTTATTTTAGCCTTTACTGCTATTGCTGTTATTTGTTTGCGCCGCAATAAAGCATAATCTCCCTTTTTACAGTGTATTAGCTGCGTGCTAATGCACTGTTTATCACAATAAATAATTAACAAATTAACCGTGTTTGCTATAATGTGATATTCAGCGTGTCACATAAAATATGGTTATGAAAATTAAAAACTTACTTCCTCTCGTTGCACTAAGTGCGTGTGCATTAAGTTCAACAGCTACCGCTGCTAATTGGAGCAATACGGCGCTTCATATTAATAACGGCAACCACAAAAACCCATTTACTGAACAAAAATCTAATACCACGGTGTACTCAATTGAGCATGCTTCTGGGCATGATTATGGCGATAACTTTTTCTTTATTGATTACAGTACCGACAGCAACGATGATGGCTTTCAAGATCAAGACTTTTACTTTGAAGGTTACTCTACCCTTAGTTTATCTGCGGTAATGGACGAAAAAGTAGCGTCAGGGGCGCTTGTTGATGTTGGCCTAACCATGGGTATTAATGCTGCAGGCGATGCCAAAGTAGTTAAATATTTACCAGGCGTAAAATTAAGCTGGGATGTGCCTGGTTTTAATTTCTTTTCAACCCTTATCAGTGCATACATTGATGATAGCGAAGGCGTTGCAAAAGGCGGTGCACCCATTGAAACTAACAGCTGGATGTTTGATGTAGCCTTTGATTACCCGTTCATGATTGGCTCGCAAAAGTTTAACGTAAAAGGACATGCAGAGTACATTGCTGAACGAAAAGATGAGTTTGGTAACGATGTGCGTGCTTGGTTTTTAGCCCAACCTATTATTGTATGGGATATGGGACATGCGCTAGAAATGAAAGAAAATACCTTACTGTTAGGTATGGAATGGCAATACTGGCACAATAAATTTGGTACTGATGTTAGTGAATCAGTACCGCAAGTTCATTTAGAGTGGACTTTCTAATATATAATTGAATGTTTTAATTATAAAAAATAAAACCTGTCATTAGACAGGTTTTTTTATGGCTGATCACAACTTACACTGCGGATTTTTACCTTGTGCTTTAGCTGTTTTTTGCTCGCTAAGCGCTTTACTCATTTGCGATTGTAAATTTGCAATACGGCTCGTTGGTGCTGGGTGAGTTGATAAAAACTCTGGCGTAGCCCCACTGCCCGCTTGGCTCATATTTTGCCAAAGTGTTACAGACTCTTTGGGATTAAACCCTGCTTGCGCCATAAGATCTAAACCAATTGTATCTGCCTCTGACTCATGTGAGCGACTAAAGGGTAAAACCACACCATATTGAGCGCCTAAACCAAGGCCTTGCATAATTTCATTACGGTATTGCACGTTACCCATTTCAAGCGCCGCATTGCCCAGCTGCATACCCGTTTGTAAAATAGAACTTTGTGAGACCCGTTCATTTGAATGCTCAGCAATCACGTGTCCAACTTCATGACCTAAAACAGTGGCAACCTGATCTTGATTTGTGGCTATTTTTAAGAGCCCCGTATGTACACCAATATAACCGCCAGGCAATGCAAAGGCGTTTGCAGATTCATCTTCAAATACCACCACTTCCCAATTTTGAGATGCATATTCTGTAGGAAGCACGGCCACTACTTTTTCAGCAATGCAATTGACGTAACTGTTTACTTTTGGATCTTTATTTATCGGCTGCGTTTTTTTCATCTCTGCAAAACTGGCAGTACCCATTTGAGTCATTTGTTGATCTGAGTAAAGCGCAATTTGCGTTCGCCCAGTTGGTGATGTTTTACAACCTGCTAATACTGCACTGGCTAGAACTACCAAAACCAATTTTTTCATTGTGTTACCCTAAAAAAGTTTGTTACTAAGTATAGAATAGCAAACGCGGTGTTAGTTTAAAATCTTTGCTTTTTGCAATTAAACAATTAAGTTAGCAGGCAAACTAAGTTTATCCAAGGCTATTGCCCTGCTATAATGCTGGGCCTATATTCGTTGTTTTGAGTTTTTAAATGAGCGCTTCGGCTTCTTCTTTTAATACCCGTATTTTATTGCCTTTATTAGCCAGTATTGTCGCGATCACGCCTTTAGCCATTGATATGTATTTACCGGCGATGCTGGTGATTGCCAATGATCTCAATACCAGCATGCCAAATGTTCAAATATCGTTGAGTATATACTTAGCGGGTTATGCATTGGGCATGTTATTTTTTGGCCCCATAGCCGATCAAATTGGCAGGCGTAAACTGGCACGGATAGGTCTCAGTTTATTTGGCTTAAGTTCACTGGCGTTAGCATTTACCACTGAAGTGCATACTTTTTGGCTGTTAAGAGCTGTACAGGCATTTACAGGCGCGGCCGCTACGGTTGTCGTCCCTGGGATCATTAGGCATATATATCAAAAAAATACTGCTAAAGGTATGTCTTACGTGTCTATGATTATGATGATAGCACCGTTACTTGCCCCCTCTATCGGCTCGGTCATTTTAGGCTTTTCGGTATGGTCGACTATTTTTATTGTTTTAGCGACCTATAGCTTTGTTATTTTACTTTTTGTGCAACGTTACTTAATCGATATTCCAATATTTAAAAATGAGCGAAAAGGAT contains:
- a CDS encoding nucleoside-binding outer membrane protein: MKIKNLLPLVALSACALSSTATAANWSNTALHINNGNHKNPFTEQKSNTTVYSIEHASGHDYGDNFFFIDYSTDSNDDGFQDQDFYFEGYSTLSLSAVMDEKVASGALVDVGLTMGINAAGDAKVVKYLPGVKLSWDVPGFNFFSTLISAYIDDSEGVAKGGAPIETNSWMFDVAFDYPFMIGSQKFNVKGHAEYIAERKDEFGNDVRAWFLAQPIIVWDMGHALEMKENTLLLGMEWQYWHNKFGTDVSESVPQVHLEWTF
- the carA gene encoding glutamine-hydrolyzing carbamoyl-phosphate synthase small subunit, encoding MTKSALLVLEDGTVFRGTAIGADGMSVGEVVFNTSMTGYQEILTDPSYAEQIVTLTYPHIGNTGTNSEDEEASHIWAKGLVIRDLPLLASNFRNEQSLDDYLKERNILGIADIDTRKLTRILRDKGAQNGCIIAGDELDEKKALEAAQAFPGLKGMDLAKVVSTKENFEWRESSWTLGEGFKTLHADDEKFHVVAYDFGVKRNILRMLVDRGCKLTVVPAQTSAADVLALNPDGIFLSNGPGDPEPCTYAIDAIKTFLETDTPIFGICLGHQLLALASGAKTVKMKFGHHGGNHPVKDLERDVVMITAQNHGFAADEATLPDNLRATHKSLFDGTLQGIHRTDKPAFSFQGHPEASPGPHDAAPLFDHFIDLMQARNH
- a CDS encoding M48 family metallopeptidase, producing the protein MKKLVLVVLASAVLAGCKTSPTGRTQIALYSDQQMTQMGTASFAEMKKTQPINKDPKVNSYVNCIAEKVVAVLPTEYASQNWEVVVFEDESANAFALPGGYIGVHTGLLKIATNQDQVATVLGHEVGHVIAEHSNERVSQSSILQTGMQLGNAALEMGNVQYRNEIMQGLGLGAQYGVVLPFSRSHESEADTIGLDLMAQAGFNPKESVTLWQNMSQAGSGATPEFLSTHPAPTSRIANLQSQMSKALSEQKTAKAQGKNPQCKL
- the greA gene encoding transcription elongation factor GreA produces the protein MQSIPMTVRGAKLLRDELNELKTVTRPKIVSDIADAREHGDLKENAEYHAAREQQGFCEGRIQEIEAKLSNMQMIDVTKMPNTGKVIFGTTVTIVNVETDAEVKYQIVGDDEADIKSNLISVNSPIARGLIGKQADDAVIIKTPKGDVEYEIIEVEYI
- the carB gene encoding carbamoyl-phosphate synthase large subunit, producing the protein MPKRTDIKSILILGAGPIVIGQACEFDYSGAQACKALREEGYRVILVNSNPATIMTDPEMADATYIEPIHWEVVEKIIEKEKPDAVLPTMGGQTALNCALDLDKHGVLAKHGVELIGATADAIDKAENRERFDVAMRNIGLECPRAEIAHSMDEARDTMTRIGLPCIIRPSFTMGGTGGGVAYNMEEFEEICERGLDLSPTSELLIDESLIGWKEYEMEVVRDKKDNCIIVCSIENFDPMGVHTGDSITVAPAQTLTDKEYQIMRNASMAVLREIGVETGGSNVQFGVNPVDGRMVIIEMNPRVSRSSALASKATGFPIAKIAAKLAVGYTLDELQNDITGGKTPASFEPSIDYVVTKIPRFNFEKFAGANDRLTTQMKSVGEVMAIGRNQQESLQKALRGLEVGATGFNPIVALDDPKAKEKIIRELREPGAERIWYIADAMRHGMSVEDVFELTKIDPWYLVQIEDILKDEAKISEVGMAGLNADFLRKLKRKGFADPRIAEIAGVSEAEIRKKRHQLNIVPVYKRVDTCAAEFSSDTAYMYSSYDEECEANASDRDKIMVIGGGPNRIGQGIEFDYCCVHAALALREDGYETIMVNCNPETVSTDYDTSDRLYFEPITLEDVLEIVRVEKPKGVIVQYGGQTPLKLARELEANGVPVIGTSPDAIDRAEDRERFQQLVERLDLLQPENATVTSTEEALLKSVEIGFPLVVRPSYVLGGRAMEIVYDEQDLRRYMTEAVSASNEAPVLLDRFLDNAIEVDVDAICDGEQVIIGGIMEHIEQAGVHSGDSACSLPAHSLTQEVQDVMRKQVTDMALELGVVGLMNTQFAVKDGKVYLIEVNPRAARTVPFVSKATGVALAKVAARCMAGQSLASQGITKEVIPPYYSVKEVVLPFAKFQGVDPIRGPEMRSTGEVMGVGDTFAEAFAKAQLGASNTLPRGGRALLSVRNSDKPRIVELAKTMTDLGFELDATGGTAAALEDAGITVRRVNKVYEGRPHILDRIKNGEYSYIVNTTEGRQAIEDSKVLRRGALQHKTNYTTTLNAAFANCTANQADDRSKVTSVQELHLRLN
- the dapB gene encoding 4-hydroxy-tetrahydrodipicolinate reductase, giving the protein MNRVGVFGANGRMGLALVEAATINKNSQLAAAYVRSQSPLLDLPVNQLNSAAAKEIKFSSEQQVENVDVLIDFTLPEGMRNHLKTAVEQKTPMVIGTTGLTHDDMALLTDAAKHIPIVFARNYSVGVNLLLNLVQTAATKLGDDLDIEIFEAHHRHKIDAPSGTALAIGESIAQAKGWDHDEVAVYDRNNIEQAKSQNEIGYSVLRGGDIVGEHTAYFATMGERLELTHKASSRMTFALGAIRAAQWLKNKPAGLYDMQDVLDLK
- a CDS encoding Na+/H+ antiporter NhaC family protein, yielding MQPSFDKNKARFSLLPLLTFVAIFLGSGLYLQSQGVDYAFYQLPAPVAILPAIVLAFILNKTNINQSVETFIKGVGNNNIITMCLIYLLAGAFSAVAGATGGVDAVVNAGLSLIPPSLLLPGLFLIAAVISTAMGTSMGTIGAIGPIAYAVSIKTGIDPALMAGTIVSGAMFGDNLSIISDTTIAATRTQGCEMKDKFKENLKIAVPAAILTIALLLFLTPAAQVVDTKDYDILLVLPYAFILVLAVMGFNVFVVLLSGIVFAALMGFTGSYEGASFVKDIYKGFSEMQEIFLLSMFIGGLSEFIRINGGLDYIAQKIQAITKVIAKWHRKVADQLGIAALVVTSNMCIANNTVSIIVTGPIAKKLADDGEISGKRSASLLDIFACVTQGSLPYGAQALLLGATFKISPWDVSTSSYYCFILAFTAIAVICLRRNKA